A stretch of Henckelia pumila isolate YLH828 chromosome 4, ASM3356847v2, whole genome shotgun sequence DNA encodes these proteins:
- the LOC140865403 gene encoding B-box zinc finger protein 21-like, producing the protein MKIQCDVCDKDEASVFCVADEAALCAACDHRVHHANKLAGKHHRFSLHHPKQVPLCDICQERRAFLFCQQDRAILCKECDISIHKANEHTQKHTRFLLTGVKLSATSALYSDSTSSSESSAIAHKISDSDPKTRSKESKNKPVSAGPTPGTPLAAKRTTVQSTPVVAPEFCDKSHGHLMSAGNLNGSISTSSISEYLMETLPGWHVEDFLDSSPLPYGFCKTGENDVLPFLDTDFEGSMCAFPAEKMGFWVPQVPQSLHQTQNQSYQSIDISFGAANGIGLKEQAMEFTKNNFKSSRRWSEDNSFAVPQISPPSTTSKRHKNFW; encoded by the exons ATGAAGATCCAATGTGATGTATGTGATAAAGATGAAGCATCAGTCTTCTGCGTGGCGGATGAGGCCGCGCTGTGCGCCGCCTGCGACCACCGTGTCCACCATGCCAACAAACTCGCCGGAAAACACCACCGCTTCTCCCTCCACCACCCGAAACAAGTTCCCCTCTGTGATATTTGTCAG GAGAGAAGGGCTTTCTTGTTTTGTCAGCAAGATCGAGCAATTCTGTGCAAAGAGTGTGATATCTCGATACACAAAGCTAACGAGCACACTCAGAAGCACACCAGATTTCTCCTCACAGGTGTAAAGCTCTCTGCAACGTCTGCACTTTATTCCGACTCGACATCTTCATCAGAATCTTCTGCCATAGCCCACAAGATTTCAGATTCGGATCCAAAAACCAGGTCCAAAGAATCCAAAAACAAGCCTGTTTCTGCAGGACCAACCCCTGGTACACCTCTCGCTGCGAAGCGTACAACCGTCCAAAGCACACCCGTGGTGGCACCAGAATTTTGTGATAAAAGTCATGGCCATTTGATGAGTGCAGGGAATTTGAATGGGTCAATTTCAACGAGTAGCATATCGGAATATCTGATGGAAACACTTCCTGGTTGGCATGTGGAAGACTTTCTTGATTCCTCTCCTCTTCCGTATGGTTTCTGTAAG ACTGGGGAAAATGATGTGCTGCCATTCTTGGATACTGATTTTGAGGGCAGCATGTGTGCTTTTCCAGCAGAAAAGATGGGATTTTGGGTCCCTCAAGTGCCTCAATCTTTGCATCAGACGCAAAATCAATCATATCAATCGATTGATATTTCATTTGGAGCAGCAAATGGGATTGGATTAAAGGAGCAAGCAATGGAATTTACtaaaaacaacttcaaatccAGCAGAAGATGGAGCGAAGACAACTCTTTTGCTGTGCCACAGATCAGTCCACCTTCAACCACCTCCAAGAGACATAAAAACTTTTGGTAG